The DNA window CAGCAGCTTGAGGTCGAGCAGGGGATTGGCCACGCGCAGGCAGTAGAGCGAGGCAATCGACAGGATGACGACAGCCAGCGCCAGTTCACCGGCGATCATGCCGCCGGCGGCATCCTTGGCGGCAAGCGAGTCCATGCCGAAGACAAGCAGGACCATGCCGCTGCCGACGAGCAGGAAGCCTGGAAAATCGAAGCGCGTGCGCACCGGCTTGGTCACTGTCGGGAACAGTGAGGCGGCAAGGATCGCCGCCGCCAGCGCGAACGGCACATTGATGAAGAAGATCCAGCGCCAGGAAATGTAGGTGGTCAGCGCGCCGCCGACGAGCGGCCCGACCAGTGGTCCGGTCTGGCTGGCCACCGAGATATACATGTTGATCTTCAGCGTCCGGTTGCGCGGAAAGCTCGACAGGATGACGACCTGGCCGAGCGTGCCCATCAGCGCGCCGCCAAATCCCTGCAGCGCGCGGGCGCCGACCAGCGTCCAGATGTCGTTCGACAGGCCGCAGAGCGCCGATGAGGTGGCGAACACCAGCAAGGCAAAGCAGTAGACGTTGCGCAGGCCGAAGCGGTCGGCCGCCCAGCCGCCGAGCGGCATCGAGATGATCAGGCTGGCGACATAGACGGTGATCAAGAGGCCAAGCTGGCTGGGCGGGCGAGCGAGGCTTTCGCCGATGCCGGGCAGCGCCGTCACCACGACATTCTGGTCGAGGCTGGTCATGAACACGCCGCAAGCGACCGTCAGCGGCAGCAGAAGCAAGGCTCTGGCCGACACATCGGCGCGATCCGTGGCGCCGGCGGATATTTCTGCGGTCATGGGGATGTTCGAACCAAACGACTGTGCCGACTCTTAAGACGGGATTTGTACCCCTTGGACCGTTTGGGCGGCCGCGTGGTTCATCATGGGCGCCTGCGGCAGGATTCTCTAGCGGCAGAACGCCTTGGCGTTGATGCCAGAGCGCTCCTTACGCCGCTCTACCGTTCAACCGTCAAGCAGATGCTGAAGCCGCGACCGCAACCATTGGTGCGCCGGATCGCCATCGCGTCGCTTGTGCCAGATTTGCGTGAATTGAAAGGCCGGAACTTCGAAAGGTGGAGCGAAGACGCAGAGCCCATCGCCGGGCGCCGGCAGTATCCGGCTGGCGACTGTAAGCACCAGGTCGGTGCCGGCGATCAGGCGTGGCGCCACGCCCCAATGCGGGAGGACGAGACACAGCCGCCGCTTGTGACCCAATTCGGCCAGGGCCTTGTCGACCTCGCTCTGACGCTCGGGCCGCAAATCGACCAGGGCGTGCGGCCGCTCCAGATAGGTAGCAAGATCCATCGTTTGCCTGCCGCCAAGGCTTGCGGTATCGGCGAGACAGGCAAAGTGCTCGTCGAACAGCCGATGCGAGCGCACGGATCGGTCCAAGCCCGGAAAAACACCAAAGGCAAGATCGATCTCGCCGTCGATGATTTGCGAAACCATCACTTCGCGGCTCGCCTGGCTGACCACGAGGTCGACATTCGGTGCCCGCGCCCGCATGAGCGGCAGAAGGGCCGGCAGGATGACCGCGGCGCCATAGTCCGACATGGCGAGCCGAAACGTCCGGCGCTCCCTTGCCGGGTCGAAGCCGGCCGGTGCCAGAAGGTGCCGCATGCGATCGAGCGCCTCGGTGAGAGCCGGCGCGATTTCCATGGCGCGTGCCGTCGGCTCGAGGCCACCTTGCCGCCTGACCAGGAGCGGGTCGTCGATAAGGTGGCGCAGCCTGGCAAGCGCATGGCTGACGGCGGGCTGGCTTTTGTTCAACCGGATTGCCACCCGCGAGACGTGGCGTTCGGCCAGCAAGGCCTCCAGCACGACGAGCAGGTTCAGATCGATACCAGCGAGATCATTCATTTGATGCATACTATGCGTATGAAAATGGAATTTCCATACGCAAGGTTGATGACCTAATTCGGCATGATCGATATGGAGATAAGATCATGCCCAGCAGTTTTTCCTTTCTGATCGCCGCCTTGCTGGCCGGGGCGGTCGTCCCGTTCCAGGCAGGGGCGAACGCGATGCTTGGCCGCCTGCTCGGTCATCCGCTCTGGGCAACCTTGGTCTCGCTGGGTGTTAGCGTTGTGCTGATCGTTCCGGTCATGATCGCTTTCAGGGTGCCGGTTCCGACCGTCGGGATGGCGCTCAAAGGTCCGTGGTGGATCTGGATCGGCGGTGCGGCAGGCGTGGTCTACATCACCGCCGCATTGCTTCTGGCGCCGAAACTCGGTGCCGCGAGCTTCATCGTCGCCGTCATTGCGGGCCAAATGGTCGCGTCGCTGGTCATCGATCATTTCGCCTTGATGAGCCTTGCCCATCGGCCGGTAAACATTGCTCGGTTTGCCGGATTTGCACTGATCATCGGCGGGCTCGTCGTGACGCAATGGGCAAGCGCGATTGCGCCACGGGCGGCCCAGTCCGATTTCAATCCGGTCCAAAAAGGAGACAGCAAATGAAAGCTCATCCCGTTCTGCGCGTGGCGCGGCCAACGAACGATCTCGCCGAGGTAGCCCGCTTCTACCGGGATGGTCTCGGTCTCCAGGAGCTGTTTCGCTTCAGCGACCACGATGGCTTCGATGGCGTTATGCTCGGGCAGCCCGGCGACGCCTATCATTTCGAATTCACCCACGCGCATGGCCACGATGCCGGCAAGGCGCCCACGGCAGACAACCTGGTCGTCTTCTACATGCCGGATAGCGACGCCTGGGAAGCCGCCATCCAGCGCATGAAGGACCACGGCTATGCCACAGTTCCGTCTTTCAATCCCTATTGGGACAGGCATGGCGTCACCTTCGAGGATTGCGACGGCTACCGGGTTGTGCTGCAGAACACCGAATGGCGCGCCGTCGCGCAGCAATCGTAGTCGACACCGGGCGAGGTGGACTTACTGCACCTCGTAGCCGACTTCCTCGCTGGCATGACAAAGCGCCTTCCAGAACGAACGCGCGAAGGATCGGAAGACATAGATGTCGAACTGGTCGGTGCCGGTGCGCTGGATCTGGGCGAAGACGTCGTGATGGGTGGTCGAGCGGCCCGCGCCGATGGGGAAGGCCGGCAGCGCGAAGTCGATGGCGAAGAATTTCGCCAGCACCCACTCCGCTTTCGGTCCGGCGATGCGGATGGCGGTGCGGCCATGCGACAGGTCCGTCACGGTGCCGATGGCCGGTGTCACCGCCTTGGCAAAGGAAGCGGCCAAGCCTTCGGCTTCGTCGGCCACGGTGAATTTTCCCGGTGCGAAGCCGAACACCGATTTCACGCCGTCGCTCAGGCCGCCGCCGGCGCCATCGGGCAATGCAAGCCCGGTGACGGTGCGGATGGCCGCGATCAACTTCTTCTCCTCTCCCGGCCAGGCGGCGAGCTGCACGATCGAACCCGGCCGCGTTTCGGTCAGGAGGATCTCGACGCCATGTTCGAAATTACCGTGCGAGCCGACATGAAACTCCGGCTCGAGGGGGGATTGGCGCTCAACCATGCATGCGGGTCCCTTCCGGATCGTAGAAATGGTTGGAGACGATCTCGACCGGCCCGAAGCGGTTGCGCAACGGATCGGAGACATGGGCACGCGTGCCGTGCCGCGCCTTGCCGCCCTCGACCAGCGCCAGCGCGATATGCTTGCCGAGCGCCGGTGAATAGCAGCAGGCGGTGATGTGGCCGATCGAGCCGTGTGGATTGGCCTCGTCCAACGTCTCGACAATGTGCGCGCCGCCATTGAGCGGCCGGTTGTCCAGCGCGATCAGGCCGACCAGTTCCAGGCGATCGGACGCGATCAGGCCTTCGCGGTCCATCATGGCCGAGCCGATGAAGGGCTTCTTCTTCGACAGCATCCAGTCGAGATGCAGGTCGCGCGCCGTGGTGCGGCCGTCGATCTCGGCGCCGGTGACATGGCCTTTCTCGATGCGCATCGTGCCCAGCGCCTCGAGCCCGTAGGTGACCAGCCCGAACGGCTTGCCGGCGTCGATCAGCGCCTCCCAGACATGGGTGCCATGGCCGGCACCGCAATAGACCTCGAAGGCCATCTCACCGGAGAAAGACAGGCGGCAAATCATCACCGGAACGCCTGCTATCTCGCCGCGGACGATGCCCATGAAGGGCAGGGTCGCATTGTCGACGGCGGTGCCGGTGACACAGGAGGCCAGGATCTGCCTGGCCTTCGGTCCGCCGATCGCGGCGCCCGCCCATTCGTCGGTCACCGAAGTGACATGGACTTTCAGCTCCGGCCAGATCACGTCGAGGAAATATTCCAGATGCTGCATCACCTTGCCGGCGTTGGCCGTCGTGGTGGTCATCAGGAAATCCTGTTCGCCGAGCCGCCAGGTGGTGCCGTCGTCAAAGGCAAACCCGTCCTCGCGCAGCATCAGCCCGTAGCGCGCCTTGCCGACGGCGAGCGTCGAAAACATGTTGGTGTAGACGCGGTCGAGGAAGGCGGCGGCGTCGGGGCCCTGCACGGCGATCTTGCCCAGCGTCGAGACATCGACGATGCCGGCGCTTTCACGCGTCGCCCTGGCCTCGCGCACATAGGCCTGCTCGACCGTTTCGCCTGAAAGCCCGTAGATCATCGGCCGGTACCAGAGGCCGGCGGAGTACATGGTCGCGCCATTGTCGAGGTGCCAGTCATGCATCGGCGTCAGCCGCTCAGGCTTCAGGTCGCCGAAGCGCTCGGCCGCAAGCGAGCCGATCGACACCGGCGCGAAGGGCGGCCGGAAGCGTGTCGTGCCGACTTCCGGGATCGGCTTGCCCAGCGCCTCGGCCATGATGGCAAGGCCGGGAATGTTGGAGCTCTTGCCCTGGTCGGTCGCCATGCCAAGCGTTGTGTAGCGCTTCAGGTGCTCGACCGAGACGAAGCCTTCGCGGTGCGCCAGCCTTACGTCCTCGGCCGTCACGTCATGCTGGAAGTCGACGAAGCTCTTGCCCTTGGCCCTGATTTCGAAGACGGGCGCCGGATCGGGGTCGCCGGCCACTGCTTCCACAGTGGGCAACGCCGCGGGCGTGCCTGTTCCACCCGCGGCGGCAAGACCGGCGGCGCGGCCTTCGGCGATCGCCTCGACCGTCGAAAAACTGCCGGTGAAGGCGCCGGCCCCGATCCATTTCTGTGTCGGTTTTGGCGGCAGGAAGGCTTGCCGTGCGGCATTCCATTCCGCTTTGGCACCGGCCTGGCTGGCCAGATGGATGGTCGGCGACCAGCCGCCCGACATCAGCAGGCAGTCGGCATGGATGCTTCGCTCATCGCCGGTGAGGGCCCCGGTGACCATGTCGAAACGCTGAACCTTGAAGCCGGAAAGCGCCTTGCCGCCCTCGGTGGCGACGACGGCGTGGCCGGCAAGGATCTCGGCTTCGGCCTCGGTGGCCAGCTTGCGCATCTCGGCCGAAAGCTCGGACCGGACGTCGACGACGGCGACGATTGCCGCCCCCGCATTTTTCAGGGCAACGGCCGCGCGATAGGCGCTGTCATTGTTGGTGAACAGGGCGATCCTTTCACCCGGCAGCACGCCGAACTCGTTGGCGTAGCGCTCGGCGGCATGGGCCAGCATCACGCCTGGCCTGTCGTTGCCCGGGAAGACCAGCGGCCGTTCGAAAGCGCCGGTTGCCAGCACCACGGATTTGGCACGGATTGCCCAATAACGATGGCGCGGCTCGCCCTTGGCGGGCTGTTCCTTGTGGTCGCTGACCCGCTCGAGCGCGGCAAGTGTATTGTTGTCGTAGTAGCCCCAGACCGTGGTGCGCGGCAAAAGCCGGACATTGTCGCGGCCTTCGAGCTGAGTGACGGTGCGGCGCGCCCAATCGGCGGCCGGCGCGCCATCGATGGTTTCCTCGGACCAGTTGGTCGAGCCGCCGAAACGCGGCTCGAGATCGGCCAGCATGACGCGCGCTCCCTGATCGGCGGCGGCCTTGGCGGCCATCAGGCCGGCGGGGCCGGAGCCGACCACCAGCACGTCGCAAAAGGCGTTCATGCGCTCATAGCGGGCCGGATCCTTCGCCGATCCGGCGCTGCCGAGACCGGCGGCGCGGCGGATGAAGTGCTCGCAGAACATCCAGAAACGCGTGCCCTTGAGCGGACCGATCACCGGACCCATGAAGGTCTTGTAGTAGAAGCCGGCGGACAGGATCTTGCCGCCGAGCTGGTTGACGGCATTGATGTCCCAGGCCAGCGACGGGAAGCGGTTCTGGCTGATCGCCACAAGCCCATCGTGGATCTCGACCATGGTCGCCGGGATGTTGGGTTCGCGCACCTCGCCCTTCAGCACCGTCACCAGCGCGTTGGGTTCCTCCACACCGGCAGTCAGCAGGCCGCGCGGGCGGTGGTACTTGAACGAGCGCCCGAAAAGCGTGACGCCCTTGGCCAGCAGCGCGGACGCCAGCGTGTCGCCGGCATGGCCGGTATAGGCGACGCCATCGAAGGTGAAACGGATTGTCTTCAGCCGGTCGACGCGGCCGCCAGTGTCGGTGCGGCGCGGGCTCATGCCTTGTCCTCCGCCTTGCGGCGCGCGGTCGAGACATGGTCGCCGCGCACGAAGGCGACGCTCGAAATCTCATGCGTCAGCGTGTTGCGCACGACCCTGAGATGCGCGCGGCAGCCGCCGGAATGCTGCCAGATTTCATTGTGGTCGCCGGCCGGGTTCAGCCGGTCATAGACATAGGCATTCCAGGCCTCGAAATTCTGCGAGGCGGGATCTGGACGTTCGCGGTTGCCGTCACCTTGATAGGTGAACTCGATGACGTCGCGCGGGCCGCAATAGGGGCAAGTGATGAGCACGGGATGTTTCCTAATGGAGCCGCGGGTTCGCGCCCTGGCCCTTGTCGTCGATGACGAGGCCGCGGTGGAAGCGGTCGAGGGTGAACGGCGCGTTGAAATCGTGCGGCTCATCCTTGGCGATGGTCCAGGCGAAGATCCAGCCGGAAGCCGGCGTCGCCTTGAAGCCGCCATAGCACCAGCCGCAGTTGAGGTACATGCCGGGCAGGGGCCCCGTGGTGATGATCGGCGAGCCGTCCATCGACATGTCGCATACGCCGCCCCAGGAGCGCAGCATGCGTACACGGGCAAGGCCCGGGAACAGCGCCAGCATCTCGCTCATCACCTCATCGACGATGGGCAGGTTGCCGCGCTGGGCATAGCTGTTGTAGCCGTCGATGTCACCGCCATAGACAAGGCCGCCCTTGTCGGACTGTGACATGTAGAAATGGCCCATGCCGAAGGTCACCACGGTGTCTATGAAGGGTTTCAGCGATTCCGTCACGAAGGCCTGCAGCACATGGCTTTCGATCGGCATCGTCTCGATGCCGGCCAACTGCATGACGCGCCCGGTGCTGCCGGCCACCGCGACCGCCACTTTCCTGGCGCGGATATCGCCGCGTGACGTGGTGACGCCGGTGACGCGGTCGCCATCGCGCAGGAAGCCCGTGACCTCGCAATTCTCGATGATGTCGACGCCACGCCGGTCGGCGCCGCGCGCATAGCCCCAGGCCACCGCGTCGTGACGGGCGGTGCCGGCACGCCGCTGCATCAGGCCGCCGACCACCGGAAATCGTGCATCGCCGGAAATGTCGAGCGCCGGTATCAGGCGCTTGATTTCGGCGGGCGTCATCAGTTCGGCGTCGACGCCGAGATGGCGCATGGCGTTGCCGCGCCTAGCATAATCGTCGAACTGGGCAGGGGTGTGCGCCAGGTTCAGGCAGCCGCGTTGCGAGAACATGACGTTGTAGTTGAGCTCGTGCGACAAGCCCTCCCACAGCTTCATCGAATGTTCGTAGAAGCGGGTGTTGGCGGGCAGCAGGTAGTTCGAGCGCACGGCCGTGGTGTTGCGGCCGACATTGCCGGAGCCGAGCCAGCCCTTTTCGAGCACGGCGACATTGGTGATGCCGTGTTCCTTGGCCAGATAGTAAGCGGTGGCGAGCCCATGGCCGCCGCCGCCGATGATGATGACATCGTAGGAAGCCTTCGGGTCGGGCTTGCGCCAGGCCGGCTTCCAGTCCTTGTTTCCCTTGAGCGCGTTCGCAAGCAGCGAAAAGGCCGAGTACTCTGCCATCATTGTCATCCGGTTCGGGCGATGCGGCAGACTATAGAGCAGGCTGTATCCGCAAAGCCAATATTGCGCCATTGCCTTTCGACTGGCCGACGCTCGGATCGCGATCCGAACGCGATCGGATGCGACGGCTTGCCCCAAGATATGGCCGTCTTTATCAAGGACAGGCTTTTTGAATGCCTTTGCCGCCCGTGAGTCGCCAATACGTCATGCCTTTGAGATTGCTCCGCCTCGTTCTGATCCTCGCGCTGGTTATTTCGGCGCCGCCGTCGTTCGAGGCGATGGCGCAGGCGCTTGGTCAAGGCTCCGCCGGATTGATCACCGATCAACAGAAGGTCATCCAGGGCCTGACGGCCAAGACCGACGATCTCGAGAAGAAAATACAGCAGGACGGTGACGACGATTCCTCGCTCGTGGATATCCGCCTGCAACTGGAGGATTTGTCGCGGGCGGCATTGACCAGTGCGCTGGCGTTCCGTCCGCGACTGACCGAAATCAACAATCGCATCGAAGTGCTAGGCCCGCCGCCGGCCGCGGGCCAGCCGCAGGAGCCCGACATCGTGACCGGCGAGCGCCAGGCACTGGCGTCGGAAAAGGCCGAGATCAACGCGGTCGTCGCCAGCGCGCAGAACCTGTCGATCCGTATCAGCGGACTGATCGACAAGATCGGCAATATGCGCAGCGAGCTGTTCCGCAACCTTTTGACCAAGCGCTACGTCCTGTCGGACGCACTGAGCCCGCAGGTGTTTTCCGACGCCCAGGACGAATACGCCAATTTCTACAAGGCGGTGTCGTCATGGCTGAGCTTCGCTTTCAAGTTCAAGTTCCAGGCCATTTTGGCGGCAACCTTCGTGGCGCTCGGGCTGGCGCTGGTTCTGCTGGTCGGCGGCAGGCGCCTGTTCGGACGCGTGTTCGAGGCAGACCCTTCCAACGAAGACCCGTCCTATCTCAGCCGCTTGTCGGTGGCCTTCTGGTCTACCTTGCTGCCGACGCTGGCGGTCGGCGCGTTTCTCGGCTCGACCATCTTCTTTTTCAATTATTACAATGTGTTGCGCGGCGACATTGGCCTGTTTCTCAATGCGTTGGCGACCGCCATCGGGGTGGTGTTCTGCGTCAACCGGCTGACCAATGCGGCACTGTCTCCGCGACTGCCGAACTGGCGTCTCATCCCGGTCGAAACCGGGCCGGCGCGCTGGCTGGTGCGCCTGGCGACCGCCATGGCCGTGGTCATCAGCGCCAACACATTCCTGTCCATCATCAACGACAAGATGGGATCGCCGCTGTCGCTGACCATCGCGCGCAGTTTCGTCGCCACCATCGTCGTCGGCATCATCCTGATCCTCATGGCGATGCTGCGGCCGTTCAAGGCACGTGACGGAAGCTGGCGGCCTTGGCCGGCATGGCTGCGCTACCTGGCACTGGCGCTTGGCCTGTTCACCATCACCGCGGCCTTGCTCGGCTTCATCGGCCTTGCGCTGTTCGTCTCGCTGCAGGTCGTGGTCACGGGCACGGCGCTGATCACCGCCTATATCGGCTTCCTCTCGGCGCAGGCGATCGGCGAGGAGGGGGCGTTCGCCAACACCACTGTCGGGCGCTGGCTGTCGACCAATTCCAGCTATGAGGATACGGCACTCGACCAACTCGGCCTTGTCGTCAGTGTAGCCATCAATCTGCTGATCATTCTGGTTTTCCTGCCGCTGATCCTGCTGATGTGGGGCTTCCAGCCCGGCGACATCCAGGCCTGGGCTTACAAGCTGGCGACTGGGATCAATATCGGGTCGGTGACGATTTCGGTCACCGGCATCCTTTCGGGCATCGTCGTCTTCGTCATCGGCTATTTCCTGACGCGCTGGTTCCAGGGCTGGCTCGATGGTTCCGTCATGGCGCGCGGCAAGGTCGATACCGGGGTGCGAAACTCGATCCGGCTGGCGGTCGGCTATGCCGGTGTCGCGTTGGCGGCGCTCGTTGGCATCTCGGCCGCCGGCATCGATCTCTCCAGCCTGGCACTGGTCGCGGGCGCGCTCTCCCTCGGTATCGGTTTTGGCTTGCAGAACGTGGTGTCGAATTTCGTCTCCGGCCTGATCCTTCTGGCCGAACGGCCGTTCAAGGTCGGCGACTGGATCGTCGCCGGCGACGTCAGCGGCACGGTCAGGAAGATCAGCGTACGTGCCACCGAGATCGAGACTTTCCAGCGGCAGTCGGTGATCCTGCCCAATTCGAACCTGATCAACAACGCCGTCGGCAACTGGACGCACCGCAACAAGCTCGGCCGTGTCGAGATCAAGGTCGGCGTCGCCTATGGAAGCGACGTCAAGCAGGTGCATGCCATCCTGCTGGAAATCGCGCGCAGCCATCCGCTGGTGCTCAAGAACCCCGAGCCCTTCGTGCTGTTTTCCAATTTCGGCGCCGCCGCGCTGGAATTCGAGATCCGCGTGTTCCTGGCCGATATTATGAACGGCAGCGCCGTGCAAAACGACATCCGCTTCTCCGTTCTCGAAAAATTCGACGACCAGCATATCGAGATACCGTCGACGCCCCGCGCTGTCGTCGAGACCAAGCATACGAAGGCCTGGCCTACCGACGACGACAAGATCGAGGCCGACTTTGCCGAACAGGAACTGGCCAAGGCAGAAGCGGCGGCTGAAGCGAAAAAGCAGGCGAAATCAGGACGCAAGCCGCGCAAGCCCGATCCCGACTAGCGCATTTCACCGTTTCCCGGAAACGGCGAACCGCTTTTCTTCGCGTGTGCCGCCTTGGGCATCATATTGTGCCGGTCGGGCAAACTAACAGGAGCCAGGCGTGAACCGGCAACCGGCGTTGGAGAGTGCCAAAGCCAATTGCGGCATGAATACGGCATTCAGTTGCGGTTCAGCTTCCATCTCATATAAGCTCCCAAGCAAAGGGCGAAAATGCCTTGCGAAATGCAACAGAGGCGGTGGGAACACCGATATTGCACCATGTGGAAGTCTCTCGTCGCTGCCGTCGCCTTGCTCGCCGTGAGCGGTTCGGCTCATGCCGCCAGCGCGGTCAACAAGGACGCCGAGACCCGTACGCTGGTCGTGACGGAGGGCGGCAGCAAGACCGACCTTGCCCTGGCCGGCGGTGAAACCGTTGAATTCTGCCAGAACGGCTGCTTCGTCACCTTGCCGAACGGTGACCTCGAAGCCCTGACCGGTTCGGAGACCGTCGAAATTTCCGGCGGCGTCGCCCGCATCAAGTAATTCTGGCGGTATCATTGGAAAGGCCGGGTATTTGCCCGGCCTTTTATCGTTTCCAGTAGCCTTTGTTTAACAATGACGCCGGAAATACCGGCGCGGCAGCCGCCTGCAACCAGACGTTTTAACGTTCGTTACGTCATCCCCCGCTATACCGGCATCAAGACGCCGAAACGCGGCGCGCAACGGGATTCCGGTTTTCCGGATCATACGCTGGCAGGGCAGGACGGCATGGATGCGCGGTCGGACAGGAACGCAATACCGCTTGCGGTCGATCTCGACGGCACGCTGATCGCGACCGACCTGCTTTGGGAAGGCTTGTTCCTCCTCCTCAAGAAGAACCCGCTCTATATTTTCCTGGTGCCTTTCTGGGTGGCCGGCGGGCCGGCGCGGCTGAAGCAGGCAATCGCGCAGCGCATCGACATCGATCCCGCGTCGCTGCCCTATCGCGCGCCGCTGCTCGACCGGCTCCGGACCGAACATAGCGAAGGCCGCAAGATCGTGCTGGCGACCGGCACGCCGCGCAAATTCGCAGACGCCATTGCCCGCCATCTCGGCATTTTCGACCGTGTGCTGGCGACCGATGGTCTCGACAATCTCACCTCGGGCAAGAAGCGCGCCTCGCTGGTCGCGGCCTACGGCGATGGCGGCTTCGACTATGCCGGCAACAGCCGGCACGATCTCCAGGTCTTCGACGCCGCGCGCAATGCAATCGTCGTCGCGCCCGATCGTCACGCCGCACGCTGGCAGGCGGCGAATGGCGCCGAAACCATGCCGGCGCCCAAGCCGACCTCGCGGACCATCATCAAGATGCTGCGCGTGCACCAGTGGCTGAAGAACTCGCTGATCGCCGTGCCGATGGTGCTGTCGCACGAATACTTCAACACCAACATGATCTGGCAGTGCGTACTGGCGTTCATCTCGTTCAGCGCGGTGGCCTCGGCTATCTATATCCTGAACGATTTCTTCGACCTCGCGCTCGACCGCAAACACGCCACCAAGCGCAACAGGCCGTTCGCCAGCGGCGCGCTGTCGATCCCGTTCGGCCTTGGCGCGATCGCGGTGCTGCTGGCGGTCGGCGTCGGCGCCGGGCTGTTCCTGGCGCCTGAATTCCTGGCCGTCCTCGGCGGCTACATGGCCGTCACCACGGCCTATTCGTTGTCATTCAAGCGCATGCTGCTGGTCGACGTGCTGACGCTTGCCGGCCTCTACACCATCCGCGTGCTCGCCGGTGCCGCCGCGACCGGCGTCGATGTCTCGTTCTGGCTGCTCGCCTTCTCGATCTTCTTCTTCCTGTCGCTGGCGCTGGTGAAGCGTTTTGTCGAACTGCGCACCACCGCCATTCCGCCTGGTGAGCGCATCGCCGGCCGTGGCTATCGCACCGAAGACCAGGAGATCGTCGCCCAGGCCGGCATGGCGTCGGCCTTTTCCTCGGCGCTGGTGCTGGCGCTCTACATGGACAGTGTCGCGGTGCGCGAACTCTACCCGCATCCATGGCTGATCTGGCCGCTGCCGCCGATCGTGCTTTACCTCACCATGCGCGTCTGGATCTTGGCGCGCCGCGACGAGATGCATGACGACCCGGTCGTCTTCATCATCCGTGACTGGCGTAGCCAGATCGTGGTGCTGATCGGCGCGATGCTGCTGGTCATCGGGGGCTGGTAGGCATGGTCGAACGCTTCCGGAGCTTTGGCCTTGCCACGCCGCCCGCGCCGCATGCCATCCACGCCGATGACGCCATCGCGCTGCTGAAGGGCGGCCAGGCGAAGGAAGCATCGCTGCTGGCCTATGGCAATGGGCGTTCCTACGGCGATTCCTGCCAGAACCACGCCGGTGCGGTCGTCGACATGCGGACGCTGAACCGCATCCGGGCGTTCAATGCCGAGACCGGTGTGCTCGAAGCGGATGCCGGCGTGCTGCTGGCGGATATCATCGCGCACGCAGCACCCTACGGCTTCTTCCCGGCTGTCGTTCCGGGCACGCAATTCGTGACGCTCGGCGGCGCCATCGCCAATGATGTGCACGGCAAGAACCATCACCGGCGCGGCACGCTCGGCTGCCATGTCGAAAGTCTCACGCTGCTGCGGTCCGATGGAAAGACCCATCGCTGCTCGACATCAGACAATCCGCGCCTGTTCCGGGCGACGATCGGCGGCATGGGGCTGACCGGCCTCATCCTGTCCGCGTCGATCCGGTTGATGCGGGTGCCTTCGCTCGACATCGTCGAAAAGACGACACCGTTTCGCGACCTCGCCGAGTTCTTTGACCTCGCCGAAGCGGCGGACCAGGCCAATGAATATGCCGTCGCCTGGATCGATCAACTCGCCGGCGGCCGCAACAGCGGGCGTGGCCTGCTGTTTACCGGCAACCACGCCGAACGCGGCTCGCACGCGGCCTCGCGCGCCGGCGGCAAGCTGGCGATACCGTTCCAGCCGCCCTTCAATGTGCTCAGCCGGCCGTTCCTGACCGCTTTCAACGCCGCCTACCGATGGAAGAAGGGCCGCGCCAC is part of the Mesorhizobium loti genome and encodes:
- a CDS encoding mechanosensitive ion channel family protein encodes the protein MPLRLLRLVLILALVISAPPSFEAMAQALGQGSAGLITDQQKVIQGLTAKTDDLEKKIQQDGDDDSSLVDIRLQLEDLSRAALTSALAFRPRLTEINNRIEVLGPPPAAGQPQEPDIVTGERQALASEKAEINAVVASAQNLSIRISGLIDKIGNMRSELFRNLLTKRYVLSDALSPQVFSDAQDEYANFYKAVSSWLSFAFKFKFQAILAATFVALGLALVLLVGGRRLFGRVFEADPSNEDPSYLSRLSVAFWSTLLPTLAVGAFLGSTIFFFNYYNVLRGDIGLFLNALATAIGVVFCVNRLTNAALSPRLPNWRLIPVETGPARWLVRLATAMAVVISANTFLSIINDKMGSPLSLTIARSFVATIVVGIILILMAMLRPFKARDGSWRPWPAWLRYLALALGLFTITAALLGFIGLALFVSLQVVVTGTALITAYIGFLSAQAIGEEGAFANTTVGRWLSTNSSYEDTALDQLGLVVSVAINLLIILVFLPLILLMWGFQPGDIQAWAYKLATGINIGSVTISVTGILSGIVVFVIGYFLTRWFQGWLDGSVMARGKVDTGVRNSIRLAVGYAGVALAALVGISAAGIDLSSLALVAGALSLGIGFGLQNVVSNFVSGLILLAERPFKVGDWIVAGDVSGTVRKISVRATEIETFQRQSVILPNSNLINNAVGNWTHRNKLGRVEIKVGVAYGSDVKQVHAILLEIARSHPLVLKNPEPFVLFSNFGAAALEFEIRVFLADIMNGSAVQNDIRFSVLEKFDDQHIEIPSTPRAVVETKHTKAWPTDDDKIEADFAEQELAKAEAAAEAKKQAKSGRKPRKPDPD
- a CDS encoding UbiA family prenyltransferase, translated to MDARSDRNAIPLAVDLDGTLIATDLLWEGLFLLLKKNPLYIFLVPFWVAGGPARLKQAIAQRIDIDPASLPYRAPLLDRLRTEHSEGRKIVLATGTPRKFADAIARHLGIFDRVLATDGLDNLTSGKKRASLVAAYGDGGFDYAGNSRHDLQVFDAARNAIVVAPDRHAARWQAANGAETMPAPKPTSRTIIKMLRVHQWLKNSLIAVPMVLSHEYFNTNMIWQCVLAFISFSAVASAIYILNDFFDLALDRKHATKRNRPFASGALSIPFGLGAIAVLLAVGVGAGLFLAPEFLAVLGGYMAVTTAYSLSFKRMLLVDVLTLAGLYTIRVLAGAAATGVDVSFWLLAFSIFFFLSLALVKRFVELRTTAIPPGERIAGRGYRTEDQEIVAQAGMASAFSSALVLALYMDSVAVRELYPHPWLIWPLPPIVLYLTMRVWILARRDEMHDDPVVFIIRDWRSQIVVLIGAMLLVIGGW
- a CDS encoding FAD-binding oxidoreductase, whose protein sequence is MVERFRSFGLATPPAPHAIHADDAIALLKGGQAKEASLLAYGNGRSYGDSCQNHAGAVVDMRTLNRIRAFNAETGVLEADAGVLLADIIAHAAPYGFFPAVVPGTQFVTLGGAIANDVHGKNHHRRGTLGCHVESLTLLRSDGKTHRCSTSDNPRLFRATIGGMGLTGLILSASIRLMRVPSLDIVEKTTPFRDLAEFFDLAEAADQANEYAVAWIDQLAGGRNSGRGLLFTGNHAERGSHAASRAGGKLAIPFQPPFNVLSRPFLTAFNAAYRWKKGRATVPRQTGYHGFFFPLDGVREWNRLYGPRGLFQHQGVVPEEAARIVVPELLTAARRAGQGSFLTVLKRFGGVRSPALLSFPRPGYTLTLDFPNRGAATLALLGELDRITIAAGGAVNPYKDARMSAATFAASFADWPRLEALRDPAFMSDFWARTAGSIDPRRRGIEAAE